Proteins from a genomic interval of bacterium:
- a CDS encoding M23 family metallopeptidase → MNLKIFIRSFLIFFRPMRWMLFFGIAGAAFVFTIATAMVQPAGIVTAPSLSQVESARHYFAPERLQAFSGNDFNLIPDLVDFLDQLENSLRMAAPEASELEDLYAEYTRFTNPNFVTFDIYTIQRGDNYWKIAKQHGYTIDSIVGCNPHLGKVVCYVRQRVLLPSRGGSLHLVRAEETLTSIALDYAVTKEIILEANLIDPQWGVIPGMWLFISGAKPRYLSEDMQKQYNQRALFRSPLAGRYSSFFGNRIHPVLGFSKFHNGVDIACPMNTWVGAAAAGKVIAAGKGGAIGTYIKIDHGNGYKTLYGHLNKIHVSRGRQVSRGQLIGRAGATGRVTGPHLHFTIYKNGRVVNPMDYLW, encoded by the coding sequence ATGAATTTAAAAATATTTATTCGTTCATTTTTAATCTTTTTCCGGCCTATGCGCTGGATGCTTTTTTTTGGTATTGCCGGCGCAGCCTTTGTTTTTACGATTGCAACCGCAATGGTGCAACCGGCCGGAATTGTAACCGCCCCATCACTTTCCCAAGTGGAATCAGCTCGACATTATTTTGCACCTGAGCGTCTTCAGGCTTTTTCCGGAAATGATTTTAATCTGATACCTGATCTGGTTGATTTTCTTGATCAACTGGAAAATAGCCTGCGCATGGCTGCGCCGGAAGCATCAGAGCTTGAAGACCTCTATGCAGAGTATACCCGGTTTACTAATCCTAACTTTGTAACCTTTGATATTTATACGATTCAGCGGGGGGATAATTACTGGAAAATCGCCAAACAACATGGGTATACCATTGATTCCATTGTGGGATGCAATCCTCATTTGGGTAAGGTAGTCTGCTATGTCCGCCAGCGGGTGTTGCTGCCTTCCCGCGGCGGGTCATTACACCTCGTGCGTGCGGAGGAAACATTGACATCAATTGCACTGGACTATGCGGTGACCAAAGAGATCATTTTGGAGGCCAATCTGATTGATCCGCAATGGGGTGTTATCCCCGGCATGTGGTTGTTTATCTCCGGTGCCAAACCGAGATATTTGTCTGAGGACATGCAAAAGCAGTACAATCAACGCGCCTTGTTTCGCTCGCCCCTGGCCGGACGGTATTCTTCCTTTTTTGGAAACCGGATTCACCCGGTGTTGGGTTTTTCGAAATTTCATAATGGCGTGGACATTGCCTGCCCCATGAATACCTGGGTGGGCGCGGCAGCCGCAGGAAAAGTCATTGCCGCAGGTAAAGGCGGTGCGATCGGAACGTATATTAAGATTGATCACGGTAATGGCTACAAAACTCTGTATGGTCATCTGAACAAAATTCATGTAAGCCGAGGCCGGCAGGTCAGCCGGGGACAGTTGATCGGCCGGGCCGGGGCCACAGGCAGGGTCACCGGACCGCATCTGCATTTTACAATTTATAAAAACGGCCGCGTAGTTAACCCGATGGATTATTTGTGGTAA
- the aroQ gene encoding type II 3-dehydroquinate dehydratase — MIHGPNLNLIGKREPDIYGSENLEAMNRRMEIAAKELLLGLKIIQENHEGKIVEAIQTAPEWAHCIIINPAAYTHTSVAILDALKAVAIPSIEVHLSNVYAREDFRHHSYIAGTVKGRIMGFGADSYLLALRAAKSILNP, encoded by the coding sequence GTGATACATGGTCCGAATTTAAACCTGATTGGAAAACGTGAACCGGATATCTATGGTTCGGAAAACCTTGAGGCGATGAACCGGCGAATGGAAATAGCGGCCAAGGAACTTTTGTTGGGTCTGAAAATTATCCAGGAAAACCATGAAGGTAAAATAGTGGAAGCCATTCAGACCGCGCCGGAGTGGGCGCATTGCATCATTATCAATCCGGCAGCGTATACACATACCTCGGTCGCGATTTTAGACGCTTTAAAGGCTGTTGCCATTCCGTCAATTGAAGTCCATCTTTCCAATGTTTATGCGCGCGAGGATTTTCGGCACCACTCATATATTGCAGGTACGGTAAAGGGGAGAATTATGGGCTTTGGCGCAGACTCTTATTTACTCGCCCTGCGCGCGGCCAAATCTATTTTGAATCCATAA